From Cucumis melo cultivar AY chromosome 1, USDA_Cmelo_AY_1.0, whole genome shotgun sequence, a single genomic window includes:
- the LOC103492875 gene encoding uncharacterized protein LOC103492875, translated as MPEVEESAASVSPTVHAHRGSEATVSDMDSDDQDNVPLIRLLKKPSEPVTVERLPFDPSGSIHSQESSSTEGVFNLTLGDPRRSPAIPSGHSRSCASFNQTEIPPEDIPPPTDDPIAPSSEGRLESPKGHKPLKRKTQQARRNVTTKTGRKKILANVPSVPIDGISFHHEESVQCWKFVIQRRIADELIREFIINLPDEFNDPSSADYQTVHIRGFKFMISPVVINGFLGNTVDIDCSSSCPTTEVLATVLSGGTLSTWLVNGIPAAALSIKYAILHKIGIANWSSSSHASSIFAALGTFLYQICNDDKVDTGTFIYNQLLRYVGSFGVKVSIAFPRLFSSLLLHLNGAVLTASDAPGPEPKTIALSYRIFQGSHVPDIDHDVHPTQGPHIFDTTGWDEFAEGFYVDHKLATCIINSLTAESRALTNSITLLPERRLEVDALIRHLKSSAPSTSRQQPPSG; from the exons ATGCCTGAAGTCGAGGAGTCTGCTGCTTCTGTTTCTCCTACTGTGCATGCACATCGAGGTTCTGAGGCCACTGTATCGGATATGGATTCAGATGATCAGGATAATGTTCCGTTAATCCGTTTGTTGAAGAAACCCTCAGAGCCAGTTACAGTCGAGAGGCTCCCTTTTGATCCCTCGGGTTCCATTCACTCTCAAGAGAGCTCATCAACCGAAGGGGTATTCAATCTAACTCTAGGAGACCCTCGACGCTCACCAGCTATACCTTCAGGTCATTCTCGCTCG TGTGCTTCTTTTAACCAGACTGAGATACCTCCTGAAGACATTCCTCCTCCTACTGATGATCCCATTGCACCATCTTCTGAAGGAAGGCTAGAATCTCCTAAAGGTCATAAACCcctaaaaagaaaaactcaacAGGCTAGGAGAAATGTGACCACAAAAACAGGCAGAAAGAAAATTCTTGCGAATGTTCCATCTGTTCCCATTGATGGAATTTCGTTTCACCATGAGGAAAGTGTTCAATGCTGGAAGTTTGTGATACAGAGGAGAATTGCCGATGAG CTAATTAGAGAATTTATCATCAATCTGCCAGATGAGTTTAATGATCCGAGTAGTGCTGACTATCAGACGGTGCACATTAGAGGGTTCAAATTTATGATTTCACCTGTTGTGATAAATGGTTTTCTTGGAAATACTGTTGATATTGACTGCTCTTCATCATGTCCTACTACTGAGGTTCTCGCTACTGTCTTATCTGGAGGGACCTTGTCCACATGGCTTGTGAATGGAATCCCTGCAGCTGCTCTCAGCATCAAGTATGCCATTCTGCACAAGATTGGCATTGCCAATTGGTCCTCATCCTCACATGCCTCAAGCATATTTGCTGCCTTAGGTACATTCTTGTATCAAATTTGCAATGATGATAAAGTAGATACGGGTACCTTCATTTACAATCAACTGTTGAGGTATGTTGGGTCGTTTGGGGTCAAGGTTTCCATTGCTTTTCCGAGGTTGTTCTCCAGTCTGCTACTTCACCTAAATGGAGCGGTGCTTACTGCATCTGATGCTCCTGGACCTGAACCTAAGACAATTGCACTTAGCTACAGAATCTTTCAAGGCAGTCATGTGCCTGATATTGACCATGATGTGCATCCAACTCAGGGCCCACATATTTTTGACACTACTGGCTGGGATGAATTTGCTGAAGGCTTCTATGTGGATCATAAATTAGCTACCTGCATTATTAACTCCTTGACTGCTGAATCTCGTGCACTGACTAACTCCATCACTCTGTTGCCTGAACGTCGATTAGAGGTTGATGCTCTCATTCGACATTTGAAATCTTCGGCACCATCTACTAGTCGTCAACAGCCACCATCTGGTTAA